The Pseudodesulfovibrio sp. zrk46 genome contains a region encoding:
- a CDS encoding type II toxin-antitoxin system HicB family antitoxin, whose protein sequence is MQYVALFNKEKHGFGVEFPDFPACTTFGKNLDEAVDQAHEALALYIEFYQEDGNVLPEPTSKKELLAKPEHKGKKAINVSVSDDGSDFEEFEVVMHTHLLDRIEKYCKLHGASPADFFAVAAREAINSDVFAE, encoded by the coding sequence ATGCAGTACGTTGCGTTATTCAATAAGGAAAAACATGGGTTTGGTGTAGAGTTTCCGGACTTTCCGGCATGTACCACTTTTGGAAAGAATTTGGATGAGGCTGTAGATCAGGCTCATGAAGCTCTCGCCTTGTATATTGAGTTCTATCAAGAAGACGGCAATGTCTTACCGGAGCCTACTTCAAAGAAAGAGCTGTTGGCCAAGCCTGAGCACAAGGGGAAAAAGGCGATCAATGTCAGTGTGAGTGATGATGGCTCTGACTTTGAAGAGTTTGAAGTGGTCATGCACACTCATTTGCTTGATCGTATCGAAAAATATTGTAAATTGCATGGTGCTTCGCCGGCAGACTTTTTTGCCGTTGCCGCTCGTGAGGCAATTAACTCGGATGTTTTTGCCGAATAG
- a CDS encoding Rrf2 family transcriptional regulator: protein MKLSAKSRYAARLLLELTLHKEETPVRTAVLSEHTGITVQFIEQIIRPLKKAELVKSVRGAAGGHLLNKDPKEITLGDIVRTTEGSITIVDCIECEDECVRSSTCPTRSVWERASKAMEKELDAVTLYDLMNDTNGCVQQ, encoded by the coding sequence ATGAAACTTTCCGCCAAATCCCGCTATGCCGCCCGCTTACTATTGGAACTTACCCTGCACAAGGAAGAAACACCTGTCCGCACAGCAGTTCTTTCCGAACACACCGGTATTACGGTTCAGTTCATCGAGCAGATCATTCGCCCTCTGAAAAAAGCTGAGCTGGTTAAATCAGTTAGAGGTGCTGCTGGCGGACACCTTTTGAACAAAGACCCAAAAGAAATCACTCTTGGTGATATTGTTCGAACCACTGAAGGCTCCATTACCATTGTCGACTGCATTGAATGCGAAGACGAATGCGTACGCTCAAGCACTTGTCCGACAAGATCTGTCTGGGAACGTGCTTCAAAGGCCATGGAGAAGGAATTGGACGCCGTCACCCTCTATGATCTCATGAATGACACCAACGGCTGCGTTCAACAATAG
- a CDS encoding MltA domain-containing protein, which yields MSLLRHLLQFVFCLILLPALLGCPKTPITPPPPVDEPPSFKPLEGSDAESLAAHLSTRHQGLGSWAALRPSLEDSLGYILKRPQNAVAVNRPGLTLTWAQLGDSVAELIGLLPQIDRDPRLMAERFQWLKVAPGTLLTGYYEPWLEASLTPTDKFQYPLYGVPEDLMTAPLGEFHYRWKGQALTYRMGEEGIEPYFDREAIDGKGALSGRGLEIAWAKDPVDVFFLQIQGSGRLVLPDGSVKHILYGGKNGHKYVSLGKLLINRGHVPREEMSMQRIRTFLNANPETAQQLMFENPSYVFFRLSDEGPYGSISSILTPRVSVAVDRTMIPLGSVLALKTALMDYDKGEADPFMSLVLAQDTGGAIKGTRMDLFCGSGNEAELLAGHLQEDSEVFMLVSKRVMPEQAALLEN from the coding sequence ATGTCTTTGCTGCGGCACCTATTGCAATTTGTTTTCTGTTTGATTCTTCTCCCCGCACTCCTTGGGTGCCCCAAGACGCCGATCACACCGCCTCCTCCTGTCGACGAACCTCCGTCTTTTAAGCCTTTAGAAGGTTCGGACGCCGAAAGCCTCGCTGCGCATTTATCGACAAGACATCAAGGGCTGGGATCATGGGCCGCGCTTCGGCCTAGTCTGGAAGATAGTCTTGGATACATCCTGAAACGGCCGCAGAATGCTGTTGCCGTTAACCGTCCTGGTTTGACTCTGACTTGGGCTCAACTCGGTGACAGTGTGGCTGAACTTATCGGCCTGCTGCCGCAGATTGATCGCGATCCTCGTCTGATGGCAGAGCGCTTTCAGTGGCTCAAGGTTGCTCCCGGAACGTTGTTGACTGGATATTATGAGCCATGGCTGGAGGCGTCGCTGACTCCTACGGATAAATTTCAATATCCGTTGTACGGAGTACCCGAAGATCTTATGACTGCGCCTTTGGGTGAATTTCACTATAGATGGAAAGGGCAGGCGCTAACCTACCGGATGGGCGAGGAAGGCATTGAGCCGTATTTTGATCGTGAGGCCATCGATGGCAAGGGGGCGTTGTCTGGACGGGGGCTGGAAATCGCATGGGCCAAAGATCCGGTGGATGTGTTCTTTCTTCAAATTCAGGGTTCAGGCCGACTTGTTCTTCCAGATGGTTCCGTCAAACATATCCTGTATGGTGGAAAGAACGGCCATAAGTACGTCTCTCTTGGCAAGCTGCTTATCAATCGCGGGCATGTTCCGCGTGAAGAAATGAGCATGCAGCGTATTCGCACGTTTCTAAATGCTAATCCTGAGACAGCCCAGCAGTTGATGTTTGAGAATCCGAGTTACGTATTCTTCCGCCTGTCTGATGAAGGTCCTTACGGTTCAATCAGTTCCATCCTGACGCCCCGAGTCAGTGTTGCCGTTGATCGTACGATGATTCCGCTTGGCAGTGTGCTTGCCCTCAAGACCGCCCTTATGGATTACGATAAAGGGGAGGCGGATCCGTTCATGTCTTTAGTGCTGGCCCAAGATACAGGCGGTGCGATCAAAGGGACGCGAATGGATCTTTTTTGCGGCTCTGGAAATGAGGCAGAGTTGTTGGCCGGGCATCTTCAGGAGGATTCCGAGGTGTTTATGTTGGTCAGTAAGCGCGTTATGCCAGAACAGGCTGCACTATTGGAAAATTAG
- a CDS encoding AI-2E family transporter produces the protein MFLILLLLLSLYLGFSIIEPFIHTMIFTSVLAVLFAPVYQWALGVTKERATVASLMTVCIIVFCLLLPMTFLALALISQGVESLAALNSWITTVDPDALDKLDMLDKYQAWIQKELPFLRINELDIQGSIVQYSKEFGQMMLAAGTEVVRNAAQLILHFLLMVFILFYFLRDGGKMVEFLKHLSPLRPRQEDYIIDSLKRVARGVLMGCLLVAVLQGFAGGIGLAIVGIPAFFWGAMMALASLIPVLGTGLVWVPAVAYLFFSGDWKMATFLALWCGIFVVGIDTILRPIFMREASRVSTFYIFLAILGGVYTFGMLGIFYGPLILSFVMVMLHIYMEEYADDLNDKEDC, from the coding sequence GTGTTTCTCATCCTGTTGCTGTTGTTGTCGCTTTACCTTGGCTTTTCAATTATTGAGCCTTTCATTCATACGATGATCTTCACCTCGGTGTTGGCGGTCTTGTTTGCTCCGGTCTATCAATGGGCACTGGGTGTGACAAAAGAGCGGGCAACAGTCGCTTCCTTGATGACAGTATGCATCATTGTCTTTTGCTTACTTCTCCCCATGACGTTTCTCGCCTTGGCCCTGATCAGTCAGGGAGTGGAGTCCTTGGCAGCGTTAAACTCATGGATAACTACTGTCGATCCTGATGCTTTGGACAAGCTTGATATGTTGGATAAGTATCAGGCCTGGATTCAAAAAGAGCTGCCATTTCTGCGTATTAATGAGTTGGATATTCAGGGAAGTATTGTTCAATATTCCAAAGAATTCGGGCAGATGATGCTTGCCGCAGGAACCGAGGTGGTTCGCAATGCGGCACAGTTGATCCTTCATTTTCTTCTGATGGTATTTATCCTGTTCTACTTTTTGCGCGACGGCGGCAAAATGGTGGAGTTCCTCAAGCACCTGTCTCCTCTGCGTCCTCGCCAGGAAGATTATATTATCGATTCCCTGAAGCGTGTGGCACGCGGAGTGCTCATGGGGTGTCTTCTTGTTGCTGTACTTCAAGGCTTCGCGGGGGGCATCGGACTGGCAATTGTCGGTATTCCAGCTTTCTTCTGGGGGGCCATGATGGCTTTGGCGTCACTTATTCCCGTACTCGGAACTGGTTTGGTCTGGGTCCCGGCAGTGGCTTATTTGTTCTTTTCTGGTGACTGGAAGATGGCCACCTTTTTGGCCTTGTGGTGTGGTATCTTCGTTGTGGGCATTGATACCATTTTGCGTCCGATCTTTATGCGCGAAGCGTCCCGCGTCTCCACGTTTTATATCTTTCTCGCCATTCTTGGCGGTGTGTACACCTTTGGCATGCTCGGCATATTCTATGGTCCGCTCATTTTGAGCTTTGTTATGGTTATGCTTCATATATATATGGAAGAGTATGCTGATGATCTTAATGACAAAGAGGATTGTTGA